One segment of Paenibacillus rhizovicinus DNA contains the following:
- a CDS encoding DUF1801 domain-containing protein, which produces MNQEVTDFIAAVKEPWQSELCAGLREVVHGAVPEVQERIQYKKPHFLKNGKYAAVISTSKDAVSFTIFNATELALPEGQFDGPPERKTLKLKKGQSFDAEQLTGLVRQASSTL; this is translated from the coding sequence ATGAATCAGGAAGTGACGGATTTTATTGCGGCGGTGAAAGAACCTTGGCAAAGCGAGCTCTGCGCGGGACTGCGCGAGGTCGTTCACGGCGCGGTACCGGAGGTGCAGGAGCGCATTCAGTATAAGAAGCCGCATTTTCTCAAGAACGGCAAATATGCCGCCGTCATCAGCACCTCGAAGGACGCTGTCAGCTTCACGATCTTCAACGCGACGGAGCTGGCGCTCCCGGAAGGGCAGTTCGACGGACCGCCCGAGAGAAAGACGTTGAAGCTGAAGAAGGGCCAGTCGTTCGACGCGGAGCAGCTGACCGGATTGGTGAGACAGGCTTCGTCGACGCTGTAG